Proteins from one Panthera leo isolate Ple1 chromosome D1, P.leo_Ple1_pat1.1, whole genome shotgun sequence genomic window:
- the MMP8 gene encoding neutrophil collagenase: MAVLVGKAMFSLTMLLPLLSFLLHLSRAFPVRWESPEEETTQVVQSYLERFYQLPRGEYRSGRSNGTSVVVDKLREMQRFFGLNETGKPDEETLEMMQKPRCGVPDNGDFMVTPGNPRWKHTNLTYRILKYTTKLSQEKVETAISTAFQVWANASPLTFTKISQGKADIDIAFYEGDHGDNSPFDGPNGILAHAFQPGPGIGGDAHFDEQETWTTNFENYNLFLVAAHEFGHSLGLSHSTDPVALMYPIYAAREPSTYTLPQDDINGIQAIYGPSSNPVQPTGPSTPTACDPRLTFDAIATLRGEILFFKDRFFWRRHPQMPEVELNFISLFWPALPDGIQAAYEDLDKDLVFLFKGSQYWALSGYDIEPGYPKDISNYGFPSSVRAIDAAVYYRGEIFFFVNNQLWRYDNQRESMQTGYPKNIASIFPGIESRVDAVFQQNHVFLFFIGPAYYAFDLSAHRITRVQRSNRWLNCR; encoded by the exons ATGGCGGTGCTTGTGGGAAAGGCCATGTTCAGTCTGACGATGCTTCTGCCTCTGCTCTCATTCCTCCTGCACCTCTCCAGGGCCTTTCCAGTACGTTGGGAATCCCCGGAAGAGGAGACCACGCAAGTCGTTCAG AGTTACCTGGAGAGGTTCTACCAGCTGCCGCGGGGCGAATACCGGTCCGGACGGAGCAACGGCACCAGTGTGGTTGTGGACAAGCTCAGAGAGATGCAGCGATTCTTTGGCTTGAACGAGACGGGGAAGCCAGATGAGGAAACGCTGGAGATGATGCAGAAGCCGCGCTGCGGGGTGCCTGACAACGGGGACTTCATGGTGACCCCGGGAAACCCCAGGTGGAAACATACGAACCTGACCTACAG GATCCTGAAGTACACCACGAAGTTGTCCCAGGAAAAGGTGGAAACTGCCATTAGCACAGCCTTTCAAGTATGGGCTAACGCATCACCCTTGACCTTCACCAAGATCTCGCAGGGAAAAGCGGACATCGATATCGCTTTTTACGAAGGAG ATCATGGTGACAATTCTCCATTTGATGGACCCAATGGAATCCTCGCTCATGCCTTCCAGCCAGGCCCAGGTATTGGGGGAGATGCTCACTTCGATGAACAAGAAACATGGACCACAAATTTTGAAA ATTATAATTTGTTTCTTGTTGCTGCCCATGAATTTGGCCATTCCTTGGGGCTCTCTCACTCCACTGACCCGGTTGCCTTGATGTATCCCATCTATGCTGCCCGTGAACCCAGCACCTACACCCTCCCTCAAGATGACATCAACGGCATTCAGGCCATCTATG GACCTTCAAGCAACCCTGTCCAACCAACCGGACCAAGCACACCCACAGCCTGTGACCCCAGACTGACATTTGATGCCATTGCCACACTCCGTGGAGAAATCTTATTCTTTAAAGACAG GTTCTTCTGGAGAAGGCACCCCCAGATGCCAGAGGTGGAGCTCAACTTCATCTCTCTGTTCTGGCCAGCCCTGCCAGACGGCATCCAGGCCGCGTACGAGGACTTGGACAAGGACCTAGTTTTCCTATTTAAAG GCAGCCAGTACTGGGCTCTGAGTGGCTATGACATTGAGCCAGGTTATCCCAAGGACATCTCAAACTACGGCTTCCCAAGCAGTGTCCGCGCAATTGATGCCGCTGTTTACTACAGGGGAGAAATCTTCTTCTTTGTAAACAACCAGTTATGGAG ATACGATAACCAAAGAGAATCCATGCAAACGGGTTATCCCAAAAACATAGCAAGCATCTTTCCAGGAATAGAAAGTAGAGTTGATGCAGTTTTCCAGCAGAATC